The region CCTTGGGCGAATCCGGGTAAAAATAGTTCTTGCGCGCGAAGACCGAATGCGGCGCGACGGTGGCGCCCACGGCCAGGCCGAAACGGATGGCGCGGTCGACCGCCTGCTTGTTCATCACCGGCAGCACGCCCGGCAGCGCCAGGTCGACCGGGCTGGCCTGGGTGTTGGCCTCGGCGCCGTACTTGATCGGCGAACCGCTGAAAATTTTGGAGTCGGTCGTGAGCTGCACGTGGTTCTCAAGACCGATGACGACTTCCCATTGCATAGTGTTCTCGCTTCTTTTTTTAGTTAAACGCCTGGGGCGCGCGTGTGCCAGTCCGTCACCAGCTGGAACTGGTGGGCCACGTTCAGCAGCCGGGCCTCGCCAAAGTAATTGCCGATGATTTGCAGGCCGACCGGGCGCCGGCTGTTTTTCTCGCCGTCGCCGAAGCCGCACGGGACCGACATGCCGGGCAGGCCGGCCAGGCTGGTCGACAGGGTGTAGATGTCGGCCAGGTAGTTCGCCACCGGGTCGTCGGTCTTGTCGCCCAGGTCCCAGGCCACGGTCGGTGCGACCGGTCCCATGATCACGTCGCATACCGCGTTCGGGCCGTTCAATACCGCGTCGAAGTCCTGCGCGATCAGGCGGCGGATCTTTTGCGCCTTCAGGTAGTAGGCGTCGTAGTAACCGTGGCACAGCACATAGGTGCCGACCATGATGCGGCGCTTGACCTCGGCGCCAAAGCCTTCGGCGCGGCTTTTCTTGTACATGTCCTGCAGGTCCTTGTAGGCGCTGGCACGGTGGCCGTAGCGCACGCCGTCATAGCGCGACAGGTTGGACGAGGCTTCGGCCGGCGCGATCATGTAGTAGGCGGGAATCGACAGCGCCGTGTTCGGCAGCGAGATATCGACCAGGGTGGCGCCCAGTTGCTCGTATTGCGCCAGCGCGCCGCGCACGGCCGCTTCCACGTCCTTGGCCAGGCCGTCGCCGAAGTATTCGCGCGGCACGCCGATGCGCAAACCTGTGAGGGGTTGATCCAGGCTGCGCGTAAAGTCTTCGGCCACGCCGCCCTGTTCCGGCGTCAGGCTGGTCGAATCGCGCTCGTCGAAACCGGCGATCACGTTCAGCAGCAGCGCGCAGTCTTCGGCGGTTTTCGCCATCGGGCCGCCCTGGTCCAGCGAGGAGGCAAACGCGATCATGCCGAAGCGCGACACGCGGCCATAGGTGGGCTTGATGCCGGTGATGCCGCAAAAAGCGGCCGGCTGGCGGATCGAGCCGCCCGTATCGGTGCCGGTGGCGGCCGGCGTCAGGCGCGCGGCGACGGCGGCGGCCGACCCGCCGGACGAGCCGCCCGGTACGGCAGTCGCGTCCCACGGATTCTTCACGGCGCCGAAGGCCGAGTTCTCATTGCCGGAACCCATGGCGAATTCGTCGCAGTTGACCTTGCCCAGGCTGACCATGCCGGCCGCCAGGCATTTTTCCACCACCGTGGCGTCAAACGGGCTGACGTAGTCGGCCAGCATTTTCGAGCCGGCCGTGGTGCGCCAGCCTTTGGTGACAAACAAGTCCTTGTGCGCGATCGGCACGCCGGTCAGGGCGGTGGCGGTGCCGGCGGCGATGCGCGCGTCGGCCGCTTCGGCCTGTGCCAGGGTCAGCGCACGGTCGACGTGCAAAAAGGCGTTCGAGCCGTCGGCTTCGATGCGGTCGAGGAAATGCGTCGCCAGTGCCACGGCGGAAATTTCCTTGTTCTGCAAGAGCGCGGACAGCTGTTTGATGGATTTTGTATGCATGGCGTTTCTATTCTGATATTCGACAGGAGGACAGGGCGCAGTGGTCGCCGATGATTATTCGATCACTTTGGGCACCAGGTACAGGCCATCCTGGACTTTCGGCGCCATCGCCTGGTAGTCGTCGCGGTGGTTGGTTTCGGTGGCCTGGTCTTCGCGCAGGCGCAGCGCGATATTGTCCATATGGGCGGCCAGCGGGTGGCTCAGCGGCGCCACGCCGTCGGTATTGACGGCCTGCATTTGTTCTGCCAGCGCAAAAATTTTGTTCAATTGTTCCAGTGACGTGGCGGCCTGGTCGTCGGCCATGTCAAGTTGTGCCAAATGGGCAATGCGTTTTACATCGGAGAGTGTCAGGGACATGGCGAAAGGCGCGCGGGGACGCTCATAGTATTTAAGTTGGCGCTTTGATAAAGCGCGGGTATTTACTGCTCTTTTGCTCACAAAAACTCGGGAATGCCGCCTAACTTGCGGCGGCCGGGGTCGCACTTTTCCATGGTTTTTGGGCAAATCGCATTCAAATTATAAGGTAGAATGGCGGGTTAATGCGTTGCCGGCGCCGATGGACTGCTGCCGCAGCATAGAAACGATTGCGCAAGCGCCAAGCGAACCGCCGAAAAACGCCCGTATGGGTTTTCGAAGGAGCCTGAAAGCGCCCGCTTTGAAACTCCCCATAAACAGCTTTTGCGCAGCTCGATGCGCTACAGGACACTCATGTTTGGTTTTTTACGCAGGTATATCTCCACCGATCTGGCCATTGACTTGGGCACGGCCAACACTCTGATCTATGTACGCGGCCTGGGCATCGTCCTGGACGAACCGTCGGTCGTCGCGATCCGCCAGGAAGGCGGCCCGAATGGCAAGAAAACCATCCAGGCGGTCGGCAAGGAAGCCAAGCAGATGCTGGGCAAGGTACCGGGCAATATCGAAGCGATCCGTCCGATGAAAGATGGCGTGATCGCCGACTTCACCGTCACCGAACAGATGCTCAAGCAGTTCATCCGCATGGTGCATGACTCGAAATTCTTCCGTCCGTCGCCGCGCATCATCATCTGCGTGCCGTGCGGCTCGACCCAGGTGGAACGCCGCGCGATCCGCGAATCGGCGCTGGGCGCCGGCGCTTCGCAGGTCTACCTGATCGAAGAGCCGATGGCTGCGGCCATAGGCGCCGGCCTGCCCGTGTCGGAAGCGACCGGCTCGATGGTGGTCGACATCGGCGGCGGCACCACGGAAGTGGGCATCATTTCGCTGGGCGGCATGGTCTACAAGGGCTCCGTGCGCGTCGGCGGCGACAAGTTCGACGAAGCCATCGTCAATTACATCCGCCGCAACTACGGCATGCTGATCGGCGAACAGACGGCCGAAGCGATCAAGAAGGCCATCGGTTCGGCCTTCCCCGGTTCGGAAGTGAAAGAGATGGAAGTCAAGGGCCGCAACCTGTCCGAAGGCATCCCGCGCTCGTTTACCATTTCGTCCAACGAAATCCTCGAAGCGCTGACCGACCCGCTGAACAATATCGTCTCGGCCGTGAAAAACGCGCTGGAACAGACGCCGCCGGAACTGGGCGCCGACATCGCCGAAAAAGGCATGATGCTGACCGGCGGCGGCGCGCTGCTGCGCGACCTGGACCGCCTGCTGATGGAAGAAACCGGCCTGCCGGTACTGGTGGCCGAAGACCCGCTCACCTGCGTGGTGCGCGGTTCCGGCATGGCGCTGGAACGCATGGACAAGCTCGGCTCGATCTTTTCCTACGAGTAATCGGATCAACGGGCCGGAAAGCGGGTTTCCGGCGTTGGTTTTGGCGCCGGCGTGAGGCCGGGGCCCGCACGTTGGCGCACTGCGCCTGGCCTGATTATTGGAAGTCATGGAATACAGTCCTCCGCCACTTTTCAAACAGGGCGCCTCCGCCCGCGTCAAGATGATGGTGTTCGCCGGCATTTCGATCGCCTTGCTGCTGGTCGATTCGCGCATGCATGCGCTGACCGCCGTGCGCCAGGCGGTCGGCACCGTGCTGTATCCGGTGCAGATGGCGGCGCTGGTGCCGCGCGACGTGGCGCTCGGTGTCGGCACGTATTTTTCCTCGCTGTCGGCGCTGGAAAAACAGGTGCGCGACCTCAAGCACGAACAGATCGCCTCGGCGCAGATCCTGCAGCAGGCGCAGCTCAATATCGTGGAAAACAACCATCTGCGCAAGTTGATGGAAGCGCGCGAGCGCGTGCCGGTGAAATCCATGCTGGCCGAAATCCTGTACGACACGCGCGATTCGGCCACCCGCAAGATCGTGCTCGACCGCGGCATCCAGCATGGCGTGGAACTGGGCCGGCCCGTGATCGACAACCTGGGCGTGGTCGGCCAGGTCACGCGCGTGTTTCCGTTTACCTCGGAAGTGACCCTGCTGACCGATGAAGAGCAGGCGATTCCCGTGCAGCTGCTGCGCAACGGCGTGCGCAGCGTGGCCTATGGCCGCGGCAAGTCCGGCACCATGGAATTGCGCTTCACGGAGCCGACCGCCGACATCCAGATCGGCGATATCGTGATTACGTCGGGCCTGGACGGCCTGTACCCGGCCGGCCTGGCCGTGGCGCGCGTGACCCTGGTCGAGCGCAATGCGCATGGTCCGTTCGGCCGCGTGGTGTGCCAGCCGCTGGCTGGCATCGAGCGCAACACGCAGCTGCTGATATTGACCAGCTCGCCCGATATTCCGCCGCGTCCACCGGTCGAAGAAATCAAGGTCGGCCGCAAGATCGCCGGCAAGATGGCGCCGATCAAGGATACGGCCAAGCCGGCCACCCCTACGCCGGCTGCTGGCGCACCCGCCGCTACGCCCGCTGCGGCGCCGGCCGCCAAGCCGCCTGCCGCCGCCCCTGCCAACCCGACCACCGAGGCGACACGATGAACCGCCCGCATTACATCCTGCTGCCGGTCAGCCCCCTGTTCATCGGCTTTTCGCTGCTGTGCGCGTTCCTGCTGAACCTGCTGCCCTGGGGCCATTTCGTCGGCGTGCCCGATTTTGTCGCGCTGGTGCTGGTGTTCTGGGGCATCCACCAGCCGCGCAAGGTCGGCATCGGCGTGGCCTTTTTCATGGGCCTGATGATGGACGTGCACGATTCGACCCTGCTGGGCGAAAATGCGCTGGCCTATACCTTGCTGTCCTATTTCGCCATCATGATGCACCGCCGCGTGCTGTGGTTCCCGATCATGACGCAGGCGCTGCATGTGCTGCCGCTGCTGCTGCTGACACAGGCGCTGCAACTGGTGACGCGGCTGATCGTGTCGGGCCGCTTTCCTGGCTGGCTCAATTTCATCGAGAGCTTTATCGCCGTGATCCTGTGGCCAATCATTACCTGGATGCTGCTGGCGCCACAGCGCCGCGCCGTGGACCGCGACCATAACCGGCCGATCTGACCTTGACCCGCGATGACCGAACTTAAAAACACCGAGCGCGAACTGCATTTCTTCCGGCTGCGCCTGACGATACTGGGCGCGCTGGTCTTTGTCTGCTTTTCGCTGCTGCTGGCGCGCTTTATCTGGCTGCAGGTGATCAAGCATGAAGACTATGCCACCAAGGCCGAGGACAACCGCATCGCGCTGGTGCCCATCGTGCCCACGCGCGGCCTGATCCTGGACCGCAACGGCGTGGTCCTGGCGCGCAATTATTCGGCGTTTACGCTGGAAATCACGCCGTCCAAGCTGAGCGCCAGTCTGGATTCGGTGATCGATGAACTGGGCACCCTGGTCCAGATCGACATCAAGGACCGCCGCCGCTTCAAGAAACTGCTGGAAGAATCGAAAAATTTCGTCAGCGTGCCGCTGCGCACCCGCCTGACCGACGAGGAAGTGGCGCGCTTCTCGGCGCAGCGCTTCCGCTTTCCCGGCGTCGAGGTGCAGGCGCGCCTGTTCCGCCAGTATCCGATGGGCGAAGTGGCTTCGCACGTGGTGGGCTTTATCGGCCGCATCAACCGCAATGAATCGAAGGCGCTGGAAGAGGGCGACGACGCCGCCAACTACAACGGCACCGACCACATCGGCAAAGAGGGCCTGGAAAAAAGCTACGAAAAGCAGCTGCACGGCACCACCGGCTATGAAGAGGTGGAAGTGTCGGCCGGCGGGCGCGCCATGCGCACCCTGTCGCGCACGGCGGCCGTACCCGGCAATAACCTGGTCCTGTCGATCGACATCGAGCTGCAAAAAGTGATGGAAGAGGCCTTCGGCGAATGGCGCGGCGCGGCCGTGGCGATCGACCCGGCCACCGGTGATATCCTGGCGTATGTCTCCAAGCCCGGCTACGACCCGAACCTGTTCGTCGATGGCATCGACCAGCAAAGCTGGAACGAACTCAATACCTCGCTGGACCGGCCGATGGTCAACCGGCCATTGTCCGGCACCTATGCGCCCGGTTCCACCTTCAAGCCCTTCATGGCGCTGGCGGCGCTGGAACTGGGCAAGCGCACGCCCAGCCAGGCTATCTCCGACCCCGGTTTCTTCATGCTGGGCGGCCATATGTTCAGGGACGACAAGGTCGGCGGCCACGGCACGGTCGACATGCACAAGTCGATTGTCGTCTCTTGCAACACCTATTATTACCAGCTGGGCCGCGACATGGGTATCGACGCCATCCACGACTTCATGAAGCCGTTCGGTTTCGGCCAGCTGACCGGCATCGACCTGAATAACGAAAAGACCGGCGTGCTGCCCTCGACGGAATGGAAGCGCAACCGTTTCAAGACGGCGCAGCAAAAGAAATGGGTGGGCGGCGACACGATTTCGGTCAGCAACGGCTCCGGCTACAACTCCTACACCCCGCTGCAGATCGCCCACGCGACGGCCACCCTGGCCAATAACGGCGTGGTGATGAAGCCGCACTTGGTCAAGATCATCGAAGACGCCGCCACCCGTGCGCGTACCCTGACGGTGCCCAAGGAAAGCTACCGCATCCCTTTGAAGCAGGAAAACATCGACACCATCAAGCGCGCCATGGTCGGCGTGACCAGCGAAGCGGGCGGCACGGCCGCGCGCATCTTCACCGGCGTGCAATACACGGTGGGCGGCAAGACCGGTACGGCGCAGGTGGTGGGTATCAAGAAAAACGAGAAGTACAATGCCAAGCTGCTGGCCGAACGGCTGCGCGACAACGCCTTGTTTACCGCCTTTGCGCCGGCCGACAAGCCGCGCATCGCGATGGCCATCGTGGTGGAAAACGCCGGCTTTGGCGCCGGCGTGGCCGCACCGATCGCGCGCAAGGCGCTCGATTACTACTTGCTGGGCAAGCGTCCGGGCGAAAAGGACCGCGACACCACCAAGGTGCCGAAGGAAGACGTCGACGAAGTGCGCACCCTCGAAGAAATCACCGACGAGCAGGCCGGCGCGCCGCCTGCGACGCAATAAGGAAATGCATGTCCATTAACGAAAGGCGCTCGCTGTGGCGGCGCGCCAAACCCTATCTGGCGGTATTCGATCCGCCGCTGATGCTGATCATCCTGATGCTGCTGGCCACCAGTTTGCTGACCCTGGCGTCGGCCAGCCTCGGTATCCCCGGCAAGATCGAAGACCACCTGCGCAATATCGTGCTGTGCTTTTTCGTGATGTGGCTGACGGCCAACGTGACGCCGCAGATGATGATGCGCATCGCCGTGCCCGCGTATACGATCGCGGTACTGCTCCTGATTGCGGTGGCGCTGTTCGGCACCATCAAGCTGGGCGCGCGGCGCTGGCTGCATATCGGCGTGATCGATATCCAGCCGTCGGAATTTTTGAAGATCGCCGCGCCGCTGATGCTGGCCTGGTTCTTCCAGCACAATGCGGGTTCGCTGCGCTGGCAGTCGTTCGCGATTGCCGCCGTGCTGCTGCTGGCGCCCGTCTACCTGATCGCGCGCCAGCCCGACCTGGGTACGTCGCTGCTGGTGGTGGCGGCCGGCTTTACGGTGATTTTCCTGGCCGGCCTGCCGTGGCGGATCATGCTGGGGCTGGCGATTGCCATCAGCTGCTACCTGCCGATCGCCTGGTCGCACCTGCATGACTACCAGCGCGACCGCGTGATGATGCTGATCGACCCCACCAAGGACCCGTTGGGCAAGGGCTTTCACATCATCCAGTCCATCATCGCCATCGGCTCGGGCGGCATGACGGGCAAGGGCTGGACGCATGGCACCCAGGCCCACTTGGAGTTCGTGCCGGAACGCACCACCGATTTCATCTTCGCCGTGTATTCCGAAGAATTCGGCCTGGCCGGCAACCTGGTCCTGATGCTGATGTATTTGCTGCTGGTGGGCCGCGGCCTGATGATCGCCGCCAATGCCCCCAGTTTTTTCACTCGCCTGCTGGCAGGAGCGATTACCATGATTTTCTTTACTTACGCCTTCGTCAACATGGGCATGGTCAGTGGCATCCTGCCGGTGGTCGGCGTGCCCCTGCCTTTCCTCAGCTATGGCGGCACCGCCCTGATCACGCTGGGCGTGGCCACCGGCATCCTGATGAGCATACAGCGCCACCGCAAGCTGGTGCAGACCTGATGCGCGCGCCCCTCGACACCATCTGCGCCCGTGGCCTCGGTTTGGCCGTCCTGCTGACCCTGGCCGCCTGCGGCACGGCGCCGCAAAAGCCGGACAATGTCAGCATGCCGCGCGCTGGCAAGGTCAAGATTCCCGTGCGCCAGGACCCGACCCTGCCGGCCTTGCCGGCCGCCGGTTCCGGCCGTGGCGGCTATTACAAGGATGACGGCCCGGGCGACAATCCTCCCGCCAACCTGCGCGACGTGCCCGATGCGGAATTGCGCAACGAACCGTATTCGACGCGCTCGAACCGTCCCTACGTCGTGTTCGGCAAGACGTATACGCCGATCACCGACAACGAACCGTTTACGCAGCGCGGCACGGGCACCTGGTATGGCAAGAAATTCCATGGCCAGCGCACCTCGTCGGGCGAAATCTACGATATGTACAAGATGACGGCGGCCCATCCGACCCTGCCGATTCCGTCGTATGCGCGCGTGACCAGCATCGACAGCGGCGAACAGGTGATCGTGCGCATCAACGACCGCGGACCGTTCCACGCCACGCGCGTGATCGACGTGTCGTACACGGCCGCGCTGAAACTGGGCTTTTTGCGCAAGGGCAGCCACCAGGTGGTGGTCGAGCGGCTGCTGCCGGCCGAGATCGACGCCATCCTGGCCGCCCGCGTGGCGCCGAAACCGGTGCCGTCGGTGGTGGCCAGGTCGATCGAGACCCCTGACGACAGCGAACCGGAAATGGGCACCGTGGTGCAGCCGGAAATCACCGCGCTGTCAGCGGTCGACGCGACCGTGGCGGCGCCCGCGCCCAGCGCGCTGGCCATCGGTTTTTATCTGCAGCTGGGCGCCTATTCGCGTGCGGACAATGCGGAGGCGGGCCGCGCGCAGCTGGTTCCGTATGAAACCACGCTCGGTACCTTGGGCGTGGTGCAGGCAGGTTCCCTGTTCCGCCTGTACGGCGGCCCCTTCACCAGCCGCGCCGATGCGGCGCGCGCGGCGGCCAGCCTGCCGGCATCGGCCGGCGTCAAGCCGATCGTGATCGAACGCTAGGTTTTACTTGCAGCTGCGCAGTTCCTGCTCGTCGAACTGTTTCGTGATCTCGGCCAGCCGCGAACGCGTGGCCGCGTCGAGGTTGCGGAACTGGTAGGCGAGCTGCTTGCTGGAGCTGTAGCGCGGCGCCACGCGGGCGCTGTGCACGCCCTGTTTCTGCAGCGAGGCCAGATGGCTTTGCGCGCTGGTTTCCGACTTGAAGACGCCCAGCGAAATGCCCCAGCGCTGCGGGCTGCCTTCTCCCATGATGAAGTAATTCGTCACGCCCAGCTGCTTGAGTTCACCGGCCTTGCGGTCGGCGCCTTCCTTGCTGCCCTGCGGCGGAATGAACACCATATAACTGGAAATATCCTGGCCAGCCACGTTGCGGCGCGACTGGCGCTCGCCCAGCTCCAAAGGTTCGAGCCTGGCTTCGAACTTGCGCGCGTCCGCCAGCACGAAGTTGCCCACTTCGGTGCAGGCGAACACCTGCGGCGCAGCGGCTGGGGCCGGCACCGGTACTGGCGCAGTTGTGGCCGCCGCCGGTGTTGCCGCTTCGGCTGGCGCGGTCGCCTGGGCTTGCGTCAGCAGGGTGATTTTTTCGGCGTGCAGCTGGTTTTTCAGGCGCGCCGGTTCACGCGTTTCGGTGCGAAAGCTGCCCAGGTAGCCCTGGCCGATGGCCAGTACCAGCAGATTGATGGCGGCCAGCAGCCAGAAGACGAATTTCAGCATGGTTGTGTTCCTTGCGCACGGTTTGCGCTGGCCGCCGTCTGCAGGCCGAGCATGACGATATTGTCCACCAGTTGAAACGGCAATGCCAGCGCTGGGGCGATGCGTGGCGCGGCGCCGCCCGACAGCAGACAGGCTTGCGCGCCATGCATGCGCACGGCGCGCTCGATGGCGCCCGTTTGCGCCGCCAGGCAGCCGGAAAGAATCGCGTCGTCGGTATTGTCGGCAAAACCGGCCGGCAGCGGGGCCATATCGGCAATCTGCGGCAGCTGCGCCGTATTGCGCGCCAGCGAACTGGCCATCAGGCCCAGTCCCGGCAATATCATGCCGCCCAAAAACACGCCCTCGGCGGTGAGGGCGTCGATGGTGGTGGCGGTGCCGCAATTGGCGACGATCACGGCTTGATCCGGCGCCAGCGCGCGCGCGCCGATGGCGGCGGCAAAGCGGTCGCAACCGAGCTGGGCCGGGTTGCGGTAGCCGTTGCTCACGCCGGCCAGCTGCGGCAGCGAGACAAAATCACGCGGCGCGACTGGCAGCATGGCGCGCAGGCGTGCGGCGATGGCGGCACCCGCCACATTCGACAGCAGCGCCCCGGTGATCGGCAGTGGCGCCCACTGAGCGCCCAGGGTATCGAGCTGCGCATGCGCCACCGCGCCGCTGGCCAGCCAGCCGCCCAGCGGCGCATCGGGCGCCACCAGTACCCATTTGATGCGCGTATTGCCCGCGTCGATCAGCAGTAGCATGCGCTTACTCCTGCGCCAGGCGCAAGGAGACGTCGCCGGACATGATCTCCACCAGGCCGCCCTCGGTCGCCAGCAGCAGCCGGCCCAGCTGGTCGACGCCGGCGGCGATGCCCTGTTGCAGCAGCTGGCCGTTGTCGAGGATTTTCACTTCCCGGCCCTGCCAGGCGTGCAGGGCGTTCCAGCGCTCCGTAAACGGCGCGAAACCGGTATCGTCGAATTCGGCCAGCACGCCGGCCAGCCGGCTGAGCAAGGCGGCGACCAGGGCGTTGCGTTCCATCTGCGCCAGCCAGGGCACGGCCGACACGCTGCGCCCGATCTGCTGTTCCAGCGCATCGGGCATGGTCAGATTGATGCCGCAGCCGATCACGGCCCATACGCCGCCGTCTTGAGCCTGCCGGGTTTCGACCAGGATGCCGGCCAGCTTGCTGCCGTCCTTGATCAGGTCGTTCGGCCATTTGAGTTGCACCGGTACGCCCAGCGAGCCCATGGTCTCGGCCAGCGCCACGCCGACGGCCAGGGGCAAGCCGACCATGGCGGGCAACGGCCCCTTGAAACGCCAGGCCAGCGAGAACATCAGGCTGGCGTCGGCCTGCGACAGCCACGGCCGGCCCGCGCGGCCGCGGCCCGCCGTTTGCTGGCCGGCGATGCGCAAGGTAGCACCGGCCAGCTGCGCGCAGCGCGCCAGCAGGTCGGCATTGGTCGAGCCGGTTTCGGCGACCACCTCGATGGCGACGTGGGATGCGCCGGTGGCGCAAAGGGCGGCGATGGCCGCGCTGTTCAGGTCAAGATGAGAAGTCATGGAAGTGGTGGCTTGCCCGCCGACGGCTGGCGGGCTTTGTGGGGGGCGTTGGCAAACGCCAGGTCGTAGACGGCATTGGGCAGCAGGCGCAGCAGCTTGGCCACCACGCCCATCTGCCAGGGGATCACGCGGTAGCTGTCGCCGTCGGCAATCGCGCGCGCGGCGCGCTGGGCAAAGGCTGCGGCCGGCATCAGGAACGGCATGCGGTAGGCGTTGTGGCGCGTCATCGGCGTGTCGATATAGCCGGGCGTGATGGTGACGACCCGGATGCCCGAGGATTTGAGTTCCAGGCGCAGCGATTCGCAGTAGCTGATCACGGCCGCCTTCGACGCGCTGTAGGCTTCGGCGCCCGGCAAGCCGCGGATGCCGGCCACGCTGGCGATGCCGACCAGGCGGCCGCCGCCTTGCCCTTTCATGGCGGCGATAAAGGGGGCAAAGGTGGCGACGGTGGCGGTGACGTTGATGGCCAAGACCCGCTCGAACACCGACAGGTCCTCCGCGTGTTCGGTCAGGGTGCCCACCGAGACGCCGGCGCTGGCGATGACGACGTCGATGCGCCCGGCATCGGCCAGAAACGCGTCGGCCGCCTGCCTGACGGCGGCGTGGTCGCACACATCGACGGCGTAGGCGCGGTGCAGTTGAGGCTGGGGCAGGGAGGCGATCAGCTGGTCGAGCGCCTCGCCGCGCCGCGCCAGCAGGCCAAGTTGCGCGCCTTCGCTGGCGTACTGGCGCGCCAGCGCGGCGCCCAGGCCGCTCGACGCGCCGGTGATGAAGATTCGCTGCATCAGCTGATGCTCACGTTTATTTCTTTTCCGCTTTGGCCTTGGCCACCAGCACGTCCATCACGGTCAGTGCCTGGGCGTTCAGCTGTTCTTCGTTCTTCGCCGATTTGCTGCCCTGGTCGGCCTGCGATGGCGAAGTGATGTAGCGGCCATCGATGGCGATCATCGGCCAGAAGGTGACGTTATAGCCTTGCATCATGGCGTCGGCCTTGCGCACGCGGCCGGAAATGCCCATCGAGCGGTAAGTGTCGATGAACTTCTGGCGGTCCACGCCCTGTTTGGCAACGAAGTCGAACACGGCGTCATCGGTATTCAAGCGGTTATGCTCGACGTGCATGGCCTGGAATACCTTGCCGTGCAGTTGTTCCGTCAGGCCCATTGCCTGCAAGGTAAAGAACAGCCGCTGTTGCGGCGCCACGCTGGCGTCGCGCGACACGTGCACGCGCTTGAAGACGATATTGTCGCCCTGCTTCTTGACCCATGCCGCCAGCTGCGGTTCCAGCACATTGCAATGCGGGCAGTAATAGGCGAAGAATTCCGTCACTTCGATCTTCTTGCCCGCTTCGGTCGGCTGCACCGTGGCCAGGGTTTCATATTCGACGCCGTTCTTCGGCTCGGCCGGCGAGGCATAAGCGCCGGCGGCGGCGCCGCACAGGGCGGCGGCAAACAGGA is a window of Janthinobacterium sp. J1-1 DNA encoding:
- the mrdA gene encoding penicillin-binding protein 2, encoding MTELKNTERELHFFRLRLTILGALVFVCFSLLLARFIWLQVIKHEDYATKAEDNRIALVPIVPTRGLILDRNGVVLARNYSAFTLEITPSKLSASLDSVIDELGTLVQIDIKDRRRFKKLLEESKNFVSVPLRTRLTDEEVARFSAQRFRFPGVEVQARLFRQYPMGEVASHVVGFIGRINRNESKALEEGDDAANYNGTDHIGKEGLEKSYEKQLHGTTGYEEVEVSAGGRAMRTLSRTAAVPGNNLVLSIDIELQKVMEEAFGEWRGAAVAIDPATGDILAYVSKPGYDPNLFVDGIDQQSWNELNTSLDRPMVNRPLSGTYAPGSTFKPFMALAALELGKRTPSQAISDPGFFMLGGHMFRDDKVGGHGTVDMHKSIVVSCNTYYYQLGRDMGIDAIHDFMKPFGFGQLTGIDLNNEKTGVLPSTEWKRNRFKTAQQKKWVGGDTISVSNGSGYNSYTPLQIAHATATLANNGVVMKPHLVKIIEDAATRARTLTVPKESYRIPLKQENIDTIKRAMVGVTSEAGGTAARIFTGVQYTVGGKTGTAQVVGIKKNEKYNAKLLAERLRDNALFTAFAPADKPRIAMAIVVENAGFGAGVAAPIARKALDYYLLGKRPGEKDRDTTKVPKEDVDEVRTLEEITDEQAGAPPATQ
- the gatC gene encoding Asp-tRNA(Asn)/Glu-tRNA(Gln) amidotransferase subunit GatC; the protein is MSLTLSDVKRIAHLAQLDMADDQAATSLEQLNKIFALAEQMQAVNTDGVAPLSHPLAAHMDNIALRLREDQATETNHRDDYQAMAPKVQDGLYLVPKVIE
- a CDS encoding rod shape-determining protein, yielding MFGFLRRYISTDLAIDLGTANTLIYVRGLGIVLDEPSVVAIRQEGGPNGKKTIQAVGKEAKQMLGKVPGNIEAIRPMKDGVIADFTVTEQMLKQFIRMVHDSKFFRPSPRIIICVPCGSTQVERRAIRESALGAGASQVYLIEEPMAAAIGAGLPVSEATGSMVVDIGGGTTEVGIISLGGMVYKGSVRVGGDKFDEAIVNYIRRNYGMLIGEQTAEAIKKAIGSAFPGSEVKEMEVKGRNLSEGIPRSFTISSNEILEALTDPLNNIVSAVKNALEQTPPELGADIAEKGMMLTGGGALLRDLDRLLMEETGLPVLVAEDPLTCVVRGSGMALERMDKLGSIFSYE
- the rodA gene encoding rod shape-determining protein RodA, which produces MSINERRSLWRRAKPYLAVFDPPLMLIILMLLATSLLTLASASLGIPGKIEDHLRNIVLCFFVMWLTANVTPQMMMRIAVPAYTIAVLLLIAVALFGTIKLGARRWLHIGVIDIQPSEFLKIAAPLMLAWFFQHNAGSLRWQSFAIAAVLLLAPVYLIARQPDLGTSLLVVAAGFTVIFLAGLPWRIMLGLAIAISCYLPIAWSHLHDYQRDRVMMLIDPTKDPLGKGFHIIQSIIAIGSGGMTGKGWTHGTQAHLEFVPERTTDFIFAVYSEEFGLAGNLVLMLMYLLLVGRGLMIAANAPSFFTRLLAGAITMIFFTYAFVNMGMVSGILPVVGVPLPFLSYGGTALITLGVATGILMSIQRHRKLVQT
- the mreC gene encoding rod shape-determining protein MreC, with protein sequence MEYSPPPLFKQGASARVKMMVFAGISIALLLVDSRMHALTAVRQAVGTVLYPVQMAALVPRDVALGVGTYFSSLSALEKQVRDLKHEQIASAQILQQAQLNIVENNHLRKLMEARERVPVKSMLAEILYDTRDSATRKIVLDRGIQHGVELGRPVIDNLGVVGQVTRVFPFTSEVTLLTDEEQAIPVQLLRNGVRSVAYGRGKSGTMELRFTEPTADIQIGDIVITSGLDGLYPAGLAVARVTLVERNAHGPFGRVVCQPLAGIERNTQLLILTSSPDIPPRPPVEEIKVGRKIAGKMAPIKDTAKPATPTPAAGAPAATPAAAPAAKPPAAAPANPTTEATR
- the mreD gene encoding rod shape-determining protein MreD; the protein is MNRPHYILLPVSPLFIGFSLLCAFLLNLLPWGHFVGVPDFVALVLVFWGIHQPRKVGIGVAFFMGLMMDVHDSTLLGENALAYTLLSYFAIMMHRRVLWFPIMTQALHVLPLLLLTQALQLVTRLIVSGRFPGWLNFIESFIAVILWPIITWMLLAPQRRAVDRDHNRPI
- the gatA gene encoding Asp-tRNA(Asn)/Glu-tRNA(Gln) amidotransferase subunit GatA, whose amino-acid sequence is MHTKSIKQLSALLQNKEISAVALATHFLDRIEADGSNAFLHVDRALTLAQAEAADARIAAGTATALTGVPIAHKDLFVTKGWRTTAGSKMLADYVSPFDATVVEKCLAAGMVSLGKVNCDEFAMGSGNENSAFGAVKNPWDATAVPGGSSGGSAAAVAARLTPAATGTDTGGSIRQPAAFCGITGIKPTYGRVSRFGMIAFASSLDQGGPMAKTAEDCALLLNVIAGFDERDSTSLTPEQGGVAEDFTRSLDQPLTGLRIGVPREYFGDGLAKDVEAAVRGALAQYEQLGATLVDISLPNTALSIPAYYMIAPAEASSNLSRYDGVRYGHRASAYKDLQDMYKKSRAEGFGAEVKRRIMVGTYVLCHGYYDAYYLKAQKIRRLIAQDFDAVLNGPNAVCDVIMGPVAPTVAWDLGDKTDDPVANYLADIYTLSTSLAGLPGMSVPCGFGDGEKNSRRPVGLQIIGNYFGEARLLNVAHQFQLVTDWHTRAPGV